AAGATGGCTTAACATACTCATAATTAGTTTATTTATTCTTCTGAATTGCTTTTCTATAAAAGCACAGAAGAACAATAATTCTACGAGCTATCTTGTGCCTGTTTGCGTATATAAAGGAGATACTATTCCTTGGATTCAGTTGCCACAGGTTTATATATTTAAACCTCTTAAATTTAAAAATGACAAAGAAAAAAGAAATTATTATCGATTAGTATATAACATAAAAAAAACGTTACCTATATCAAAAGAGATCAATAAAGCAATTATTGAGACTTATGAATATATAGAAACGTTACCCAATGAGAAAGCCAAACAAAAACACATTAAAAGAGTAGAAAAAGGGCTAAAAGAGCAATATACTGCGCGAATGAAAAAACTATCTTTTAAACAGGGAAAATTATTAATAAAATTAATAGACCGTCAATCTAATCAAACTTCGTATGAAATAGTAAAAGCTTTCATGGGTCCTTTTAAAGCAGGATTATATCAAGCCTTTGCAGGATTATTCGGAGCTAGCTTAAGAAAACAATATGACCCACAAGGAAAAGATAAATTAATAGAGCGTGTAGTATTGTTAGTAGAAAGCGGACAGATATAATAATTATCAAAAAGTTATTAACTGCTTAAAAAAATCCCATATTACAATACCTGCTGTAACAGATACATTAAGCGAATGCTTTGTTCCATACTGAGGTATTTCTATGCACCCATCACAGTGATTTATAACTTCTTGATTTACTCCTTTTACTTCATTACCAAATACAACAGCATATTTTTTAGTTCTGTCCAACTCTAAATGATCAAGCATCGTACTTCCTTCTGCTTGCTCAATAGAATAAACTATATACCCTTTATTCTTTAAGTTATTAACCGCATCAACAGTGTTATTAACATAAGACCAATCAACAGAAAATTCAGCTCCTAAAGCAGTTTTATGCATATCAGGATGAGGAGGAGTTGCAGTTATTCCACAAAGATAAATACTTTCTATTCTAAAAGCATCTGAAGTACGAAACACAGAACCAATGTTATGAAGACTTCGAATATCATCAAGTACTATAACTAAAGGTAGTTTTTCTACTGCTTTAAATTCTTCAGTAGTGATTCTATTCAATTCGGTTATTTTCAGCTTTCTCATCTCTATAATTTTATTAATAAAAAGTATTCTGTTGCAAAATTAATACTTCTGGTTGAAACTCCTTCAACTATAGTTAACTTCTCTGTTAATACCTGTTTAAAAGCTGTGAAAACAATAAGGAAAGAAAACTCAAAAAAGAACTTGTATTATTGATAAATCTATTTAAGAAGCTATAAAATGAACAATCCAAAAAAGATAGCATATATTTTCAATACAAACATAAACATACTTTTCAACGCTATTTTTTCTATTTATATCTCAAAGTTCTTAACTTTGCCACTTATAAACAAGCTGTTAATTAAACTTATATAAACCTCATTATCAATAGATAATAATAATTTAACTTGTTAATAAGGTATATATATATATTAATTATA
This is a stretch of genomic DNA from uncultured Bacteroides sp.. It encodes these proteins:
- a CDS encoding DUF4294 domain-containing protein, translating into MKRWLNILIISLFILLNCFSIKAQKNNNSTSYLVPVCVYKGDTIPWIQLPQVYIFKPLKFKNDKEKRNYYRLVYNIKKTLPISKEINKAIIETYEYIETLPNEKAKQKHIKRVEKGLKEQYTARMKKLSFKQGKLLIKLIDRQSNQTSYEIVKAFMGPFKAGLYQAFAGLFGASLRKQYDPQGKDKLIERVVLLVESGQI
- a CDS encoding RNA methyltransferase, with product MRKLKITELNRITTEEFKAVEKLPLVIVLDDIRSLHNIGSVFRTSDAFRIESIYLCGITATPPHPDMHKTALGAEFSVDWSYVNNTVDAVNNLKNKGYIVYSIEQAEGSTMLDHLELDRTKKYAVVFGNEVKGVNQEVINHCDGCIEIPQYGTKHSLNVSVTAGIVIWDFFKQLITF